From the Mesotoga prima MesG1.Ag.4.2 genome, the window TTCCAGGTCGAGGAACTCACAGATTTTTTCTTCGCAAACACACTGATCGAATCGGCTTATCTCGCTTCTGGCAGAATGACCCTGGGATTCGATAAAGCTCCCTATGCTTGAGAGCCTCTCGATTCCTCCCCTAATGATCGGATATCTATCTGTAACGAAAGTCCCAATTCCATGCTTCTTAAGTAGCAAACCCTCTCTTTGAAGGAGGCCGATAGCTTCTCTCAGGGAATTCCTGCTAACCCCAAGCTCATGAGCAAGGTCCGGTTCCGAGGGCAATCACTCTCCTGCTTTGAGTTCACCATTCAAGATCAGTTTTCTCAGTTCGCTATGAATCTTCCCAGAAAGTGAGACATGGGAATTGTGGTCGATACCTATCTCCCTCATTCGCACCGCCTCTTGAATGTTGTAGGATGTCCTACAGCTTAATATACACTATTCATCTTCAGAAACAAAGACTGTGGAACCCTTTTAGTTTGCGATTTGCCATCATCAGTCCACTGTACTAGGAATCGGAATTCCGGCGAAGATCGTGCTGGAGCGCAAGGCAGGGCAGGGACATCCCAGGTCGCAATGCCGGCTAAGAACATGCCGGGACGCGAGGCCGACTGCTTCGGGAAGTGATGCCCTTATAGAACATTGGACGCAATACACTGAGGAGCATCAGTGGACGCAAGGCTGGGCAAGAACTGCCCAGGTCGCAATGCTCGCTTCGCGGGGAAAGAGCGGATGAACACTGATGAAAGCCACGTTGCCGGTCAACGGTTCTCCCTGCCGAGCGGGAGTATGTAAAGAAGATTGTGTAAACCCTCTAGAATGGAAGAGAAGATTGGAGGGAAAAGAAGATGAAATTTGACAGAGAAAAGATCAAGTCGTTAATCGAGAAGAATGGATTTGAAAACGTTGGAGATGTTCAAGAGGCAATGAAGGAATTGTTTGGTGACGTAATCAAAGAAATGCTTGAAGGAGAACTGGAAGATGAGCTTGGATATTCGAAGCATGACTACAAGAACAAAGAGACTGACAATTCCAGGAATGGACATAGCAAGAAGACAGTTAGGAGCGATTACGGAGAAATAGAACTTGAGATACCAAGAGACAGGAAAGGTGAATTTGAACCGGTTGTTGTGAAGAAACACCAGAGGGACATTTCTGGTATAGAGGATCAGATAATCTCCATGTATGCAAGGGGAATGACAGTAAGAGATATTCAGAGTCATATAGAGGATATCTACGGTTCCAGATTGTCTGCAGAGAGCGTAAGCAGGATAACGGACAAGATACTGCCACTGGTCTCCGAATGGAGAAACAGACCATTAGAATCTGCGTATGCGATAGTCTACATGGATGCCGTATTCTTCAGGGTCGTTGAAAGCAACCAGGTAAGGAAGAAAGCACTCTATATAGCCTTAGGAGTATCCCTAAATGGCCACAAAGACATTCTAGGCATGTGGATAAGTGAAACAGAAGGAGCAAGCTACTGGCTAAGCATTCTCAACGAATTGAAGAATCGCGGGGTTGAAGACGTGGCAATCTTCTCAATAGATGCATTAAGCCGGAATGGAAGAAGCCATAGAGGCTGTATATCCATTCTCAGAGGTTCAGAAGTGCATAGTTCACCAGATAAGAAACACCATGAGATATGTTACCTGGAGGGATCGTAGACCTCTAGCACGCGATCTCAAGACAATTTATCAGGCACCTACAAGAGAGGCAGGATGGAATGCATTGCTTGCACTAGAAGAGAAGTGGGGCGACAAATACCACTTGTCAATAAAAAGCTGGAAAGATAACTGGGAAACTCTCTCAACCTTCTTTCAATATCCAGAGGAACTGAGAAGATTGGTTTATACAACTAATCCCATTGAATCAGTTAATAGACAACTCAGGAAGGTGACGAAGAACAAAGGAGTCTTTCCAACAGACAATTCTCTCTTAAAGATGGCTTATCTAGCAATAATGAACATAACAAAGAAATGGACAGTAAGAACTCTTGATTGGTCCAGGATCCTTACTCAACTTGTGATAAAGTATGAAAGATTAGCTAAGTACATAAGCTGATTCTTAAACCCATTACAAAAAAGGGGTTTACACAAAAAAAGAGACAGAACCCCGAGCGGTTCAAAACATCGAGTAGGAGAGGGGCGGAGCCCCTCGCCCTCTCACAGAACCGTGCGTACGGGCCACGTACACGGCTCATGGATCAAGTATCGGAAATTTCGACAGGGGATGATGGTATTTTGTCATATCGACTAGGTTCATCTCTTCAAAGAACCTGTTGGGGATGGCGTAATTGGCTGCTTTTGAGTGAGAAGATCGCCATTTGTTCATTCTCATGTTGACTTTCTCTTTCCATCCGGTCCTTCTGAGAACTCTGTTCAGTTTCTTGGTGGTCTTCCACTGGTGTAGTATGATGGCTCTTAGCCTTCTCCTTATCCAGCTCAGAAGTCCCCTCAAAATGGATTGGAAATCCACTATCCTGAAATAGCTGGCGAATCCCCTCAACAGTGGATTGAGCTGTTTCACTATCTCCTTTACCGGCCTGCTCTGATTCCTTCTTGTAAGTTTCCTGACCTTTTCCTTGAATCTCTTCAATCTGGATTTCTCTATCCCCACTCTCTCGCCTTTTATTTCGAAGCCAAGAAAGTGAAATCCATCTTCAAGTGTTGTGATTCTCGTCTTGTTTCTGTTGACCTTGAGCTTCATGTCAATCTCCAGTATGTTTATCGCGATTGCCAGAAACTCTCGGGCTTCTTCCTGGGTTTTCGAGAAGATCAGTATGTCGTCTGCGTATCTGACTATCCTTATTCCTCTGGCTTTCATCTTCTGATCGAATTCGTTCAGATAGATGTTAGCCAGCAGCGGGCTTATTACTCCTCCCTGTGGACTGCCAGTCTCTGTTGCCTTCCAGACTCCATCTTCCATTACTCCGCTCTTCAGTATTGCCCGTATGAGTTTGAGTATCTTTCCATCACTCACTCTCTCGGCTACGGAGTCTATTATCTTCTCATGATCCAGAGTGTCGAAACATTCACTGAGGTCAAGTTCCACTACATTACACAGTCCGTATTTGGATGCGAAGGCTTTCGCCTTCTCCACTGCCTGCCAGGCATTTCTTCCCTTTCTGTAACCGTAACTGGAGGGATGGAATCCTTCCTCGAATATCGGTTCGAGTACCTCCTTGAGAGATTGCTGTACAACCCTGTCTCTCACTGCAGGTATTCCCAATTGCCTCGTTTTACCGTCGGCTTTCGGGATCTCTACCCTCCTGAGTGACATGGGTTTGTATTCGCCTCTCTTGATTTCTCCGGATAGTCTCTCGATTTCTTCGGGAAGTTTCTCTGCGAATATCTCTACGGTTACTCCGTCTATACCGGGGGCTCCTCTGTTGGATTCTACCCTGCCATAGGCTTTTAAAAGGTTCTTCTCCGAATAGACTTTGTCGATTAGACTGTAATACTTCATCTCTTTCTCCTGTATGCTCTCTTCCAACAGTTGTAGTTTCAGATTTTGTTTCGACAGTTTATTACTGGCTTCTCTACCCTTTCGGGAATCTGTACCTTGTCTTTAACTGTCTAAGCTGAATCTCTTATCTGTCTTCCGATCACATTTCTTCGATCCTTCCCCCCTTCGCAAGTGATGGAGCCTTTCGACTTCCCCATCACCCCCTTGGCTTTTAGCCAAGGTCCCTTCCCCTTTCGGAGAGGTTCTTCACTACTACGGGTTCGTCTGCCATCCTCCTGAGCTTTCCGTTAACTTGGATCACCTCCTTGCTAACGGTTACCCCTTTCGGACTCATGAGGACTTCCCCGGGTAAGATACACCACTTTCATCCGAATCCTGCCATCCAAACCTTTACAGCTGGAGTCAGGGCTTTCCCTTATCTGGCAGGGTTACCCTACTGTAACGGCCATCCCTGGTTCACTTTCGTTCAGTTCCGGACTTTGCCTCGGGCTTCCTTCAGATTCACCGTTACCAGTGACACCCTTGCCTCTGGCTAATGCTTCTTTGACTCCCCGCATTCGGGTCTTTCACCCTATAGTTGTGTATCATGCCGGGCGCACCAGATCCCGAAACAAGTTCGGGATGACAGCGTATGGTTACTCCGAAAACGCCCAATTCCGTCATTCCGACAAAGCTCCTGGTCGGAATCTCGATGTTATTGCTTCATGGCTTTCCCCGGCGAACGGAAAACCATTCAACGGCCAACCAGTTCCTTTGCTCTTTCCACCCTCCGACCTCCGACACCCCGACAACGGTCTTCAAAAGTGCAGATCCCGAAACAAGTTCGGGATGACCCTGAACAGAGACCCCAAACAGAAGCCCTGAACAAGAGCATTTCAGGGCAGGCTCATTGGGGCAGGCTTCAGGACAGGCTCAGTGGGATAACAAGTAACGGTTACTGCGAAAAGGCTAGATGCCGTCATTCCGACAAAGCTCCTGTTCGGAATCTTGGTACTCTTGCTTCACGGTTTTGACCAATAACGAAGAACAGATTCTTTCTCTGGAACGAAGAACAGGTTTTTTGTTTGGAGAACGGAGAACCATTCAGCAGTGAACCTCTTTTGCTCTTACGAACCTCCAACCACCAACCTCCGACCCCGGCCTTTTTGGTGAGTAGCCCAGGGGGATTTCACCCCCAGGCTCTCTCAGAACCGGACTTGAACCTCTCGATTCATCCGGCTCCCATTATCCAGCCGTATAGAATATCCCCATTGTCCAGTGTACAAATAGACGAGGCTCTCTGCGAGCAAGAGTTTCTAGCCATTTACCCGCTTTTGTACGACCTCTCCTTTTCTTGTACTTGTTTCTTACCCACTGAACTAAGGCTTTGTTTAGCTGACTCAGTACTGTATACATCTCAAATCTGCGAAAGTGTCCATAGTAGTTTATCCAACCTCTTATTACCGGGTTGATTCTTTCTGAGAGTTCTTCAATACTCAGGTATGACTTGGTTTGAAGTCTCATTCTCCGGATCTTCTGTCTCATCGCCTTCTTTGCCTGTTCACTCACTGCAGGGGTGAAGCTGTAGAAGATCCTCCCGTTTCTGGCTTTGCAGCTACGGACTCTGAAGGTGTATCCTAGAAAGTCAAAGCTTGTATTTGGATACTCGCCCTTCCTTTTATCGTCTTTGCAGTAGACAATACGGGTCTTCTCTGGATGAAGCTTTAGTTTGCATTCTTCCATTCTTTCTTTGAGACTTTCAAGAAGAAGCCGGGCTTCCTCCAGAGTTCTACAGTGTATCACTCCATCATCTGCGTATCTGGCAAAGGGCTTATCCGGATGAGTTCTCTCCATCCACTTGTCGAAGGCGTAATGCATGAAGAGGTTAGCCAGTACAGGGCTTATTACCCCTCCCTGTGGCGTTCCCTTGCTCCTCTCTTCGACTCTTCCATTCGCTTGCATAAAGGGTGCTTTCAGCCATCTCTCTATGTAGAGTATTAGCCATGGAATCTTCACATGTTTCTTGACTGCCCTCATTAGTAGTTCATGGTCTATGTTGTCGAACAGTCCTTTAATGTCGAATTCCAGTACCCAGTCATACCGCCAGCATCTCTGCCTCGTTACTTCAAGGGCATCTATCGCTGACTTTCCCTCCCTGTATCCGTAGGAGTCCTTATGGAAGTATGGATCTACCAGGGGATTGAGATAGATTTTGGCTACCATCTGGGCTACTCTGTCCCCCACTGTGGGGATTCCCAGTACTCTCTTTCCTCCACTCTTCTTTTCTATCTCTATAGCTTTTACTGGAGGTGGAAAGTAACTGCCCGAGGTCATTCGATTCCAAATCTTGTAGAGATTGTTGTCAAGATCGGCTTCGAACTCTTCCAGGCTTACCTCGTCTATTCCTTCTGCCCCTCTGTTCTCTTTCACTTTCTTGAATGCTTCCAGTACTACTTTCTTGGGGATTTCATACGACCTCATCTTGTCTGTTGGCTCCTTCCTTGTCTCTGTTCACAGTTCCTCCCTTTCGGTTGTCTGCACAGAGTTGGTTGACTAACCTACAAAACTGGATAACACAGTCCCTTCGCTCCACTCCCATTACAGGAGCTTCATCACTACTACGGACTGTTCCGCCCCTGAATCTGGCATCGGTACTTTCACCCTCGTGGGTTCTTCCACTTGCGGCTTTTCCCTTAACATCCAGATCCAGGTTCCCAAGTTCCTAATCAAAGCCTGTACCAGGGTCACGCCACCTATATGCCGGTCACCATCTGGACAGTAAGCAGGTTTCCTCCAGACTTATCCCGGGATAGTTGCACCCCCCGGTTTTGATGACACTAGTAGTTCTTACGACACGTTCACGGTGATTCACTTGTATTCGTCTCCTCTGGTACTCACCTGACGGGATCACTGTCCCGCCTTTTCCCGTAACGTTCACTACCATGGCTCTTTACCACAGCAGCTTACGGTGGTTTGAAGCCTCCACCTGCATGGCGGCTTCGAGGGGCCCTCCCTCATCTTCAATTAAGCATGGCTAGAAGTTTCCTTCTTCGCCTTCTTGGCACACTGCATCTTGCAACTAATCCTTTGCTCTTTCCAACCCCCAACTCGCAACCCTCGACCACAGTTTTTCAAAAGCCCAGATCCTGAACAGGAGCACTTCAGGATTACAGAATAGGTTTGTTCTAATCAGATTACATTAGTTTGCCCGCTCTTTTTCTTAGGTTTTTGCCTCCTGGTGCGTAAGCGCCAGCATCGCTTCCCCGGATGACCTTCCAGGCATCACTTCCTCGCGCCAGCGAGCCTCACTTCCTGCCGGAGGCAGCATCACTTCTGATCTTGATGCCACCAACCTCCGACCACTTGCAAATGTTTGACCAAGAACGAAGAACAGATTCTTGCTCTGGAACCAAGAACATGCTCTATTCAGTGAACGGTGAACCATTCAACGAAGAACCATTTTCTCCTGCTCTTTGTCTTTGCGAATGAAATCGAATTAGGTTTATCTAATATAATAGTGGAGAGACTTGAAGCTTTGGAGGTACCCTGTGCGGAGATTATTTCTAGTCGGTATATTGCTAATCTTGTTGACCAGTAGTTTCGCCGAGGTTCTTAAAAGAAGAGGTACGGAAGAAGAATTCTCTTACTCGGAGTTAGCCGGAGGTTCGATTACACTGCCGGTCGATACTACGTTCAGATTCATTCCAGGCTTTGAGCTTTCGGAGGGTGATTTCTGGGTTACTTTTGCGATCCAGGATCCGCTTTTCAGATGGGCAAGCGGCGACGAATTGAGTCCTTGCCTGGTGGAAAAGTACGAGCTGTTGAATTCGAACAAGTCACTTATCATAAAGCTCAGAGACGATATTTTCTGGTATGACGGAACGCCTATAACCAGTGCGGATTTAGAGTACTCGATAAAAGCCTGGAAGAGCACCGAAAGCTCTCCGGTCTATGAGGCTCTCAATGATCCGCGGTTTGGCTGGTTTTCCGTCGTCGACGGCAAGACCGTGGTTTTCAATTTCAATGATTCGTATCCCGAATTCTTGAACTCTTTGAGAACGGGCATACTCGCCAAACATATTTACTCCGACAGACTTGGAATCGAACCGGAGAGCCTGGAAGAGAACATGGAGATGGATAAACCACCCGTGGAAGCTACATCAGGGTCGTTCATGCTCGATCCGGCAAGCGTAAAAGGCAACATTATTCTAAAGAGAAACCCGAACTGGCACGGAGGATCTGGAGACGATCTCTTTCCGCTAGTATTCGAGAGTTGGCCTGGAAAGAGCCTTCTAGATGAAATAAGGCTCGTGGAAGTGGCAGAGCCTCTTGACAGAATTGAGATGTTCGATGCGGGCGAGCTGCATCTTCTCTTCAGTGAACCGGACCATAACGAGTCTCTTCTTAGTGAAGCGGCTTCCGGAAAGTTCAAATCGGGAAGCTTCCCGGATGGTAGTTATCACGTTATCCTCATAAATCATAGAAACGCGCTCCTGGCAGAAAGGGGAGTGAGACAGGCACTCAAGATGTCTCTTGACTACGAATCTCTTCTTGAAGCCCTCCCCAACTCCATTGGGACTTTCATCCCTGTGGATCCCAGGACGTCCATTTTTAAGACTTTGCAAGCTCAGATAGTGGATCTTCCGTACGATCCGGATAAGGCAAAGACCTTTCTTTCAAATGCAGGTTATCCGGGTAGCATAACTTTGTCGATCAAGGTCTATCATGGAATTGAGAATATATTGCTGGAGGAGCTCCAGAAGAGCTGGGACAAGATAGGTGTGAAACTCGAAGTTGAAAGGCTCGATTGGGGAAGCCTTCTTCGTGACATAGACGAAGGTGATTACGAGCTGGTCTATCTTCGAGTCGAGGCCTTTGATTATCCCGAGATAGCCCCATGGACCAATGAGTATGAGCATGATTTGAAGACAGGCTGGGAAGTGGGTTATGTAAATCCACAGATTTTCAGGATTATGAGAAGGGCCGCCATTGAAACTGACTGGCGAAAACGTGCTCCCTATTATCTTGGGTCATACAGGATATGGACGAACGATGTACCGGTTCTAGTTCTTGCCTACAATCTCTCTTACGCTTTCTGGAATAGCCAGCTCAGCGGGCCGGTCCCGGGCAGAGGGGAGCTTTACGAGAATCTTGCTGAATGGTATTTACAGAAATGAAAGGACAACATAAAGGGGGTATTAAAAATGCTCTATCTTGAAAAGGAGCCTTTTAGGAGAGCACAATATACGATCCTTGAGAATGGTAGAGAACTGGAAAAGAGACTATTCGCCTATTATTTCATGGATGGCCCGGCAAACATTGTTGTTGAGGAGATAGCCAGTTATCAGAATGTCGATGGCGGGTTTGGAAACGCTATAGAGCCGGACTTCAGATTGCCAGCGTCTTCTCCAATGGCAACGTCCGTAGCGCTTCAACACCTTGTTCACTTCGATGATTTGCCACTTGCAAAGGGAGTAATCTCGAAAGCGATTGCCTATTTGGACAACACATATGTTTCGGAAAGAAAGGGATGGTTTGCCGTTCCACGAACCGTCAATGACTACCCCCACGCTCCTTGGTGGGGATGCGATGAAGAGAAGGAAATTTGCGCAATCGATGCAAACTGGGGGAACCCAACGGCCGAGATCATAGGATATTTAACCAGGTACAGGGAGTTCACCAATCTAGATGTAGATGAGCTTATTTCTCAGGCAACCAGGTATCTGGAAAGTATGAACACGTTTACCTCTTTTCACGAGATATTATGCTTTGTAAGGCTCTACAGATTACTTGACGAAAAGACGGCCGCAAGTTTAAGGCCAAAGCTCTATGAAGCAGTCTGCACATTGATCAGCAAGGATGAGGAGGAATGGCGAACGGAGTATGTAGCCAAGCCGCTGGATTTTGTTACCTCTCCCGATGAATTTTTCTGCGTCGATAGAGAGCTGATTGAAAAGAATATCGAATACTATATTAACGAGCTTCATACACACGGGAAGATCAAGCCCACTTGGTCCAAGAGCTTCTACGATGGCGAGATGAGCAGGGCCTGGGATGAGTGGGTTGCTATAATAACCTTGAGAGTTCTTTTGATTCTCAAATCATTTGGAAGAATATTACTCTAAATAGAATTCGAATGGGGGGATAGAAGTGAAGAATATTATCCTGCAGGAAAGGATAATGGCTGTCATCAGAAGCGACAGCGTGGAGAGATGTGTCGAGATTGGAAGAAGCTGTTTCAGAGGAGGCGTGAAGATCCTGGAAATAACCTTCACGGTTCCAGACGCCCCCAAGGCGATTGCAATTCTCTCAAAAGAAATAGAGGGTGCCTACGTTGGAGCTGGAACGGTTATCACTGACGACCAGTTCAGCAAGGCAGTTAAGAGCGGCGCAAAGTACGTTGTAAGTCCGCATCTTTCCGAAGAGCTTGCGATTCAGTCCAGAGCGCTTGAGACGCTATATCTTCCCGGAATAATGACGCCGACGGAGTATGTAAAGGCAACTGCGCTGGGCAGCTCGATGGTCAAAGTCTTCCCCGGCGATGTCCTTTCGCCATCCTTTGTGAAGTCACTTAGGGGTCCCTTCCCCGAGGCGCTGTGTGTGGTGTCGGGAGGAGTCAATCTTGACAACATAGACACGTGGTTCAAGGCAGGCACCGCCGCCGTCGGTATAGGATCCGATCTGACTAAGGGGAGCCCGGAAGAAATAGAGGAGAAGGCAAGACAGTACGTCGCCAAAGTCAAGAATTTCTTTGGATAAATCTTGTTACTTTTTCGGAGTGTATTCCTGAAAGTTGAATGAGCGTTGAATAAGATCGTGAGCCTGCGATAGGTCGCTTAGTTCTCCAAGACCAAGCATCTGCACTATGATGTTACCCGTGGCAGTTCCTTCCGCCGGTCCTGCGACTACCGGAAGCCCTGTGTAGTCTGACACTAACTGGCAGAGAAGGCTGTTGCGAATGCCACCGCCCACCATTCTAATGTTCCTTATTGACCGGCCGGTTATTGACTGCAGTTGTTTTCTTGTCTGCTCTGTCTGGTAAGCGATTCCTTCGATAGCGGCTCTCACGATCTCTCCCCTATTTTTCAAAGAGATTCCGAGCTTCTCGGCTTCGGAGAGTATAGCCTTCTCCATGCTTCTCGGTTTTCTGAAGGCTTCGGATTCCACATCTATTTTTCTCTCATAGCTTCTGACGGTCAGCGCCATCTCGGTCAATGCATAGTGATCGAGATTCGGATCCGATCTCCTCCACTCCTTGAGGAGTTCCTGAACCAACCATAGACCGGTTAGATTCTTGAGCAGGCGGTACCTTCTTCCGTAGCAGCCCTCGTTGGCAAGGTTGTTTTCGATAACGTCGTCATTTCTGGAAGGTTTGTCGATCAACACCCCCTCTAGGCACCAGGTTCCGGCGCTGACGAACATCGAATCATCTGAAAGATCCATGGACGAAACGGCCGACGCCGTGTCGTGGCTCGCTGGGAGAATAACCTTCAAGCCCTTTATGCCAAGCTCTTCCGCGACTGAGGGGAGCAGTTCTCCGGCGATTTCCCCTGGATCTACGATCGGAGTCATTATGTCCGGTAGATCGAAGAATCTTATAAGCTCTTCGCTCCAGTCGTTTCGATCGGGATCGAAGAGTTGTGTGGTAGTGGCGAAAGTGAACTCTGTCAGCTTCTCCCCTGTGAGGAAGTAGGTCAGGAGTGAAGGCATCGGGAGAAGGGCGTCTGCCTTTTCAAGGTAACGGCTGTTATTACGCTTGAGAGATATGAGCTGATAGAGAGTGTTGAATGGCTGAAACTGGGTTGGAGCTCTGTCGAAGATCCAGCGCTTGCCGGCCTTCTTTATTGCGTAATCCATGGAATCATCTTTGAACATGTCTCTGTAATGCCTGGGATCGCCCTGAATCGAACCGGAACTGTCGATGAGACCGAAATCCACTCCCCATGTGTCGATTCCTACGCTCCGGATCTCAATTCCCATTGCTGAAGCCGCCTTTATACTTTCCACGACATTCTTGTAAAGCGAAATGAGGTTCCAGTGAGTCAAATCCGCGACATGAATAGGCTCGTTCGAAAAGCGATGTACTTCTTCCAGAACCAGCCTGTTTCGACCGTACTTTCCAACGAAGGCCTTGCCGCTGGAGGCACCGATGTCTATGGCGAGGAATCCGATCAATGGTCCATACCCCGTTCTTTAAGGAACTGGTTCACTTCGCTTTCGGCTGGCATCGAGCTTGCTCCGCCATATCTTGTCGCGACAATCGCCGCCTCTGCGTTTGCGAAAGTGAGAATGCTTCCCAGATCTTCTTCGGTAAGACTACGCAGTTCTTCATCGCCCATATTGTAGAGCTTAGAGATTACT encodes:
- the ltrA gene encoding group II intron reverse transcriptase/maturase, coding for MKYYSLIDKVYSEKNLLKAYGRVESNRGAPGIDGVTVEIFAEKLPEEIERLSGEIKRGEYKPMSLRRVEIPKADGKTRQLGIPAVRDRVVQQSLKEVLEPIFEEGFHPSSYGYRKGRNAWQAVEKAKAFASKYGLCNVVELDLSECFDTLDHEKIIDSVAERVSDGKILKLIRAILKSGVMEDGVWKATETGSPQGGVISPLLANIYLNEFDQKMKARGIRIVRYADDILIFSKTQEEAREFLAIAINILEIDMKLKVNRNKTRITTLEDGFHFLGFEIKGERVGIEKSRLKRFKEKVRKLTRRNQSRPVKEIVKQLNPLLRGFASYFRIVDFQSILRGLLSWIRRRLRAIILHQWKTTKKLNRVLRRTGWKEKVNMRMNKWRSSHSKAANYAIPNRFFEEMNLVDMTKYHHPLSKFPILDP
- the ltrA gene encoding group II intron reverse transcriptase/maturase produces the protein MRSYEIPKKVVLEAFKKVKENRGAEGIDEVSLEEFEADLDNNLYKIWNRMTSGSYFPPPVKAIEIEKKSGGKRVLGIPTVGDRVAQMVAKIYLNPLVDPYFHKDSYGYREGKSAIDALEVTRQRCWRYDWVLEFDIKGLFDNIDHELLMRAVKKHVKIPWLILYIERWLKAPFMQANGRVEERSKGTPQGGVISPVLANLFMHYAFDKWMERTHPDKPFARYADDGVIHCRTLEEARLLLESLKERMEECKLKLHPEKTRIVYCKDDKRKGEYPNTSFDFLGYTFRVRSCKARNGRIFYSFTPAVSEQAKKAMRQKIRRMRLQTKSYLSIEELSERINPVIRGWINYYGHFRRFEMYTVLSQLNKALVQWVRNKYKKRRGRTKAGKWLETLARREPRLFVHWTMGIFYTAG
- a CDS encoding ABC transporter substrate-binding protein yields the protein MRRLFLVGILLILLTSSFAEVLKRRGTEEEFSYSELAGGSITLPVDTTFRFIPGFELSEGDFWVTFAIQDPLFRWASGDELSPCLVEKYELLNSNKSLIIKLRDDIFWYDGTPITSADLEYSIKAWKSTESSPVYEALNDPRFGWFSVVDGKTVVFNFNDSYPEFLNSLRTGILAKHIYSDRLGIEPESLEENMEMDKPPVEATSGSFMLDPASVKGNIILKRNPNWHGGSGDDLFPLVFESWPGKSLLDEIRLVEVAEPLDRIEMFDAGELHLLFSEPDHNESLLSEAASGKFKSGSFPDGSYHVILINHRNALLAERGVRQALKMSLDYESLLEALPNSIGTFIPVDPRTSIFKTLQAQIVDLPYDPDKAKTFLSNAGYPGSITLSIKVYHGIENILLEELQKSWDKIGVKLEVERLDWGSLLRDIDEGDYELVYLRVEAFDYPEIAPWTNEYEHDLKTGWEVGYVNPQIFRIMRRAAIETDWRKRAPYYLGSYRIWTNDVPVLVLAYNLSYAFWNSQLSGPVPGRGELYENLAEWYLQK
- a CDS encoding bifunctional 4-hydroxy-2-oxoglutarate aldolase/2-dehydro-3-deoxy-phosphogluconate aldolase; translation: MKNIILQERIMAVIRSDSVERCVEIGRSCFRGGVKILEITFTVPDAPKAIAILSKEIEGAYVGAGTVITDDQFSKAVKSGAKYVVSPHLSEELAIQSRALETLYLPGIMTPTEYVKATALGSSMVKVFPGDVLSPSFVKSLRGPFPEALCVVSGGVNLDNIDTWFKAGTAAVGIGSDLTKGSPEEIEEKARQYVAKVKNFFG
- a CDS encoding rhamnulokinase; translated protein: MIGFLAIDIGASSGKAFVGKYGRNRLVLEEVHRFSNEPIHVADLTHWNLISLYKNVVESIKAASAMGIEIRSVGIDTWGVDFGLIDSSGSIQGDPRHYRDMFKDDSMDYAIKKAGKRWIFDRAPTQFQPFNTLYQLISLKRNNSRYLEKADALLPMPSLLTYFLTGEKLTEFTFATTTQLFDPDRNDWSEELIRFFDLPDIMTPIVDPGEIAGELLPSVAEELGIKGLKVILPASHDTASAVSSMDLSDDSMFVSAGTWCLEGVLIDKPSRNDDVIENNLANEGCYGRRYRLLKNLTGLWLVQELLKEWRRSDPNLDHYALTEMALTVRSYERKIDVESEAFRKPRSMEKAILSEAEKLGISLKNRGEIVRAAIEGIAYQTEQTRKQLQSITGRSIRNIRMVGGGIRNSLLCQLVSDYTGLPVVAGPAEGTATGNIIVQMLGLGELSDLSQAHDLIQRSFNFQEYTPKK